The Bombus pyrosoma isolate SC7728 linkage group LG3, ASM1482585v1, whole genome shotgun sequence genome has a segment encoding these proteins:
- the LOC122566250 gene encoding CAP-Gly domain-containing linker protein 1 isoform X9, which yields MTHIALCNPRVFIVRSISNCTFRLSSHVLATLSISGRDFHGVHLAAMIGRARSAASARVSQRDRKAQDQMDHLWETHGRRLSEAGLRRGSDNSVVLTEDTDSFIIGDRVWVGGTKPGSIAYIGETQFAPGDWAGVVLDEPIGKNDGSVAGSRYFQCEPKRGIFSRLTRLTRAPLTDIIAATSPIQKTPTSPSDSAKGSLSKSMSPSLNASTTSLSSTVSQRDLRIGDRVIVSSSQGSKTGVLRYIGITEFALGEWCGVELDEPIGKNDGSVNDKRYFECRPKYGLFAPAHKVSRSPSSKRSSCIVHKPTGAALNTSMRKTGSRESLLSMSSIISTASTATKAGVSAARRPGFRTSTPARITLQETLKEKQQEIEILRKERDLERERITKAANQADQAEQSLISVVKEYEQYREKMQKTVTDAEVAFSKLLEEKNALALQLEEEKRKCEDLLFRFEEESVNKDDIQKERSEQCVINTVNENKIKDLEKLLLEERERVGQLESDSIKLFETEEELTRLRNEVSNVTAQETQQLEDLQSRNKILEESRNNLENEVQEKRILIEQYINQITQLQSKLKENQQESAVHKESETNLRTEIERATKDLEKKNTLIEDMKKEFEHSTNTLKEQLQKATETIENIKKESTSEKELLKSKYDKIVEEKENLLKAKTEELEVQSKKQLEVQNVALENLKTENMKQISKLSESFNEQLNMKDSKIKEVSTKLDQKISETEKLMVELSTQIDINKKKDEELSVALKKLEELNEKLKLMEEKNYLLSKQIQEYEKIADDSFKIVQEKQKLEHDIASLMATEANSSVQLKKLSEELKVKEKELSELRSTTAAEIEELTKRYQGQIEEKAKCIEEANAYISQKSLLLSKLENDVLELKSILANKDEEIKNLIQKTLDLQNALTLSEQAKTNLENEFQGLQSDIEQLNQQVAGTENKLSQVTFQKEKLEADIANLLSTSADSSEQLMKYNEDLRTKEKELDEFKDKAFKNETMLKSLELKLINIETELNKANTLIQEQCSELENNKSELEKEKKLNVELSSKIKGFETENVELEKQIKENDYIKDELKERTQESLNLSNELKNNKEEILNLQKQYETLKNSHKEEVSSLQKVIDNIKTELTTSQETTKTLQKIKSKLEANQSANRWTIEELTEKLEAEATNRTKLESLMTEKESNLHELQKKYEELQKTNEALIANQKATDKNLTTSLDSMSSEVKELRDKLDVAAEMIKVKEDALVQMKKETEQAETQILKLNDTVASIQREQTDNVEEMKKLQEMLSKKEKEISNITETKISLENNLKSVESKLEENIKTLESQLKTVQNELDVKNNMLQESEHIIKELKSSKEESVMKLQNTLECEMKAKQTELEFAMQKNSELQKHQQSLQDTIEKQVNDLNNKEVTIDKLTAQIKALEDAQMKKLKTDEQMQNEEVKLMQSKLSEAIKENRNLVDSKESLEKLLVEQKKKIEMLTNTIQTKEKETEKNIQNLVEKLNLVSTESAQLKEAQSNLERENKQITAKWTEATSQLKLTRENIKNNYDIFIYIIGSRR from the exons ATGACGCACATTGCGTTATGCAATCCGCGTGTGTTTATTGTACGCTCAATTTCCAACTGTACGTTTCGTCTTTCCTCCCACGTGCTCGCCACGCTTTCCATTTCGGGCAGGGATTTTCACGGCGTCCACCTTGCAGCTATGATCGGCCGTGCGCGTAGCGCCGCTTCGGCTCGGGTGTCGCAACGCGATAGAAAAGCTCAAG ACCAGATGGATCATCTCTGGGAAACGCACGGCCGTCGATTAAGCGAGGCTGGCCTGCGCAGAGGATCAG ATAACAGCGTGGTTCTGACGGAGGACACGGACAGCTTCATAATAGGAGATCGAGTATGGGTCGGTGGCACGAAACCAGGCTCCATTGCTTATATCGGCGAAACTCAATTTGCCCCTGGAGATTGGGCTGGAGTGGTACTGGACGAACCTATTG GCAAGAACGATGGATCCGTGGCTGGCAGTCGGTACTTCCAATGCGAACCAAAGCGAGGAATATTCTCTCGATTGACCAGACTGACCAGAGCACCGTTAACCGATATCATCGCTGCAACATCACCGATACAAAAGACACCTACTTCGCCAAGTGACAGCGCGAAAGGAAGCCTCAGCAAGTCCATGTCTCCGTCTCTAA ACGCATCAACGACGAGTCTATCGTCCACGGTGTCGCAGAGGGATCTCAGGATAGGTGACAGGGTAATAGTATCGTCCAGTCAAGGCAGCAAAACCGGTGTCCTCAGGTACATCGGCATCACAGAGTTTGCACTTGGCGAATGGTGCGGTGTGGAACTAGATGAGCCGATTGGAAAGAACGATGGTTCCGTCAACGACAAGAG GTACTTCGAGTGTCGACCTAAATACGGTCTGTTCGCACCCGCACACAAGGTCAGCCGGTCGCCGTCCAGCAAAAGGTCATCGTGCATAGTGCACAAGCCAACTGGCGCCGCCCTGAACACGTCCATGAGAAAGACCGGTTCCAGAGAGTCATTGCTCTCGATGTCGAGCATCATCAGCACCGCTAGCACAGCCACCAAGGCTGGTGTTAGCGCCGCGAGG CGGCCTGGTTTTCGCACCTCAACACCTGCACGAATCACCCTGCAG GAAACGTTAAAGGAGAAGCAACAGGAAATCGAGATTCTCCGGAAAGAGCGAGATTTAGAACGTGAACGAATTACGAAAGCCGCAAATCAAGCAGATCAGGCGGAACAGTCGCTTATCTCAGTAGTAAAAGAATATGAGCAG taTCGcgagaaaatgcaaaaaacCGTTACTGACGCGGAGGTTGCGTTTTCAAAATTACTCGAAGAGAAAAATGCACTTGCTTTACAATtggaggaagagaagaggaagtgTGAAGATCTGCTGTTTCGTTTCGAGGAAGAATCGGTTAACAAGGATGATATTCAG aaagaaagaagtgaGCAATGT GTGATAAATactgtaaatgaaaataagatcAAAGATCTCGAAAAGCTGTTGCtggaagaaagagaacgtGTCGGTCAACTTGAAAGTGATAGCATCAAATTATTCGAAACGGAAGAAGAACTGACCCGTCTTCGCAATGAAGTTTCAAATGTTACTGCTCAAGAAACGCAGCAACTCGAAG ACTTACAGAgtcggaataaaattttggagGAAAGTAGAAACAATCTTGAGAATGAGGTGcaagagaaaagaatactTATAGAGcaatatataaatcaaataactCAATTGCaatcaaaattgaaagaaaatcaacAAGAAAGCGCGGTTCATAAAGAATCAGAGACAAATTTGCGGACGGAAATAGAACGTGCGACGAAAGATTTGGAGAAAAAGAATACGTTGATAGAAGATATGAAAAAGGAATTTGAACACAGTACAAATACTTTGAAAGAACAGTTGCAAAAGGCTAcagaaacgatagaaaatattaaaaaggaaagtacaagtgaaaaagaattattaaagtcAAAGTATGATAAGATAGtcgaagagaaggaaaatctTTTGAAAGCAAAAACAGAAGAATTAGAAGTACAATCAAAAAAACAGTTAGAAGTACAAAATGTTGCATTGGAGAATCTTAAGACTGAGAATATGAAGCAAATTAGCAAACTTTCAGAGTCTTTCAATgaacaattaaatatgaaagacTCGAAGATTAAAGAAGTTTCTACTAAGCTTGATCAAAAAATATCTGAGACTGAAAAACTGATGGTTGAACTATCCACgcaaattgatataaataagaaaaaagatgaagaattATCTGTTGCTTTAAAGAAACTGGAAG aaCTAAACGAAAAGCTCAAGttaatggaagaaaagaattatttgctTTCTAAACAAATCCAAGAGTACGAAAAAATTGCTGATGATAGCTTTAAAATAGTCCAGGAAAAGCAAAAGTTG GAACATGATATCGCTTCCTTAATGGCTACCGAGGCCAATTCCTCAGTccaattgaagaaattaagcGAAGAGttgaaagtgaaagaaaaggaactATCGGAACTTCGTTCAACAACAGCAGCTGAAATAGAAGAATTAACTAAACGTTATCAGGGTCAGATTGAAGAGAAAGCAAAATGTATAGAAGAAGCAAATGCTTATATATCTCAGAAATCATTATTACTcagtaaattagaaaatgatgTCCTTGAATTGAAATCGATTCTTGCCAAtaaagatgaagaaataaaaaatctcatACAAAAGACTTTAg ATTTACAAAATGCACTTACTTTATCAGAACAAGCTAAGACAAATCTGGAGAATGAATTCCAAGGACTTCAAAGCGATATAGAACAATTAAATCAACAAGTTGCTGGTACAGAAAATAAACTGTCGCAAGTCACTTTTCAAAAGGAAAAATTG gAAGCTGATATTGCAAATTTGTTAAGTACTTCCGCTGATTCATCGGAGCAACTTATGAAATACAATGAGGATTtacgaacaaaagaaaaagaacttgATGAATTTAAAGATAAAGCATTCAAGAATGAAACTATGCTCAAATCATTAGAGTTGAAGTTGATTAATATCGAAACAGAATTAAACAAAGCTAATACATTAATTCAAGAACAATGCtcagaattagaaaataataaatctgaattggaaaaagagaaaaaattgaacgtgGAGTTATCTAGCAAAATAAAAGGatttgaaacagaaaatgtagaacttgaaaaacaaataaaagaaaatgattacaTTAAAGACGAACTTAAAGAAAGAACTCAAGAATCATTGAATCTTTCAAatgaactaaaaaataacaaagaggAAATTCTTAATCTACAAAAACAAtatgaaactttaaaaaattcacataAAGAGGAGGTATCTTCTCTTCAGAAAGTGATTGATAACATAAAGACGGAATTAACTACTTCTCAAGAGACAACAAAGACTTTGCAAAAGATCAAATCTAAGTTAGAAGCTAATCAAAGTGCCAATCGTTGGACAATTGAAGAATTGACAGAAAAACTCGAAGCTGAAGCAACAAACCGTACGAAATTAGAATCATTAATGACAGAAAAAGAATCTAATCTGCATGagttacaaaagaaatatgaagaattacagaaaacgaacgaagctTTGATAGCTAATCAAAAAGCTACTGACAAAAATCTTACTACGTCGTTAGATAGTATGTCCAGTGAAGTAAAAGAATTGAGGGATAAACTAGATGTTGCTGCAGAAATGATTAAAGTCAAAGAAGATGCTCTTgtacaaatgaaaaaggaaactgAACAAGCTGAAACACAAATTTTGAAGCTTAATGACACTGTTGCATCTATTCAAAGGGAACAAACGGATAATGtagaggaaatgaaaaaattacaagaaatgctatcaaagaaggaaaaggaaatatctAACATCacggaaacaaaaatttctttagaaaataatctaaaatcTGTAGAatcaaaattagaagaaaatataaaaactttaGAATCACAGTTGAAGACCGTACAAAATGAGCTAGATGTAAAAAATAACATGCTTCAGGAATCagaacatataataaaagaattgaaaagcTCCAAAGAAGAATCTGtgatgaaattacaaaatactttaGAATGTGAAATGAAAGCTAAACAAACTGAGCTTGAATTTGCAATGCAGAAAAATTCTGAATTACAAAAACATCAACAATCGCTTCAAGATACGATAGAAAAACAAGTTAATGATTTGAATAACAAAGAAGTaacaatcgataaattaacaGCACAAATTAAAGCCTTAGAAGATGcacaaatgaaaaaattgaaaacggaTGAACAGATGCAAAATGAAGAAGTTAAACTTATGCAAAGTAAGCTAAGTGAGGCGattaaagaaaacagaaatctAGTTGACAGTAAAGAATCTCTTGAAAAATTACTTGtagaacagaaaaagaaaattgaaatgttaacAAATACCATACaaactaaagaaaaagaaactgagaaaaatattcaaaatttggTAGAGAAATTAAACCTTGTATCCACGGAATCTGCACAGTTAAAAGAAGCACAAAGTAATTT ggaaagagaaaataaacaaattactGCTAAATGGACAGAAGCAACGAGTCAATTAAAACTTACTCGTGAAAACATAAAGAATAATTACGAT attttcatttatattataggtAGCAGGAGGTGA
- the LOC122566250 gene encoding restin homolog isoform X4: MTHIALCNPRVFIVRSISNCTFRLSSHVLATLSISGRDFHGVHLAAMIGRARSAASARVSQRDRKAQDQMDHLWETHGRRLSEAGLRRGSDNSVVLTEDTDSFIIGDRVWVGGTKPGSIAYIGETQFAPGDWAGVVLDEPIGKNDGSVAGSRYFQCEPKRGIFSRLTRLTRAPLTDIIAATSPIQKTPTSPSDSAKGSLSKSMSPSLNASTTSLSSTVSQRDLRIGDRVIVSSSQGSKTGVLRYIGITEFALGEWCGVELDEPIGKNDGSVNDKRYFECRPKYGLFAPAHKVSRSPSSKRSSCIVHKPTGAALNTSMRKTGSRESLLSMSSIISTASTATKAGVSAARETLKEKQQEIEILRKERDLERERITKAANQADQAEQSLISVVKEYEQYREKMQKTVTDAEVAFSKLLEEKNALALQLEEEKRKCEDLLFRFEEESVNKDDIQKERSEQCVINTVNENKIKDLEKLLLEERERVGQLESDSIKLFETEEELTRLRNEVSNVTAQETQQLEDLQSRNKILEESRNNLENEVQEKRILIEQYINQITQLQSKLKENQQESAVHKESETNLRTEIERATKDLEKKNTLIEDMKKEFEHSTNTLKEQLQKATETIENIKKESTSEKELLKSKYDKIVEEKENLLKAKTEELEVQSKKQLEVQNVALENLKTENMKQISKLSESFNEQLNMKDSKIKEVSTKLDQKISETEKLMVELSTQIDINKKKDEELSVALKKLEELNEKLKLMEEKNYLLSKQIQEYEKIADDSFKIVQEKQKLEHDIASLMATEANSSVQLKKLSEELKVKEKELSELRSTTAAEIEELTKRYQGQIEEKAKCIEEANAYISQKSLLLSKLENDVLELKSILANKDEEIKNLIQKTLDLQNALTLSEQAKTNLENEFQGLQSDIEQLNQQVAGTENKLSQVTFQKEKLEADIANLLSTSADSSEQLMKYNEDLRTKEKELDEFKDKAFKNETMLKSLELKLINIETELNKANTLIQEQCSELENNKSELEKEKKLNVELSSKIKGFETENVELEKQIKENDYIKDELKERTQESLNLSNELKNNKEEILNLQKQYETLKNSHKEEVSSLQKVIDNIKTELTTSQETTKTLQKIKSKLEANQSANRWTIEELTEKLEAEATNRTKLESLMTEKESNLHELQKKYEELQKTNEALIANQKATDKNLTTSLDSMSSEVKELRDKLDVAAEMIKVKEDALVQMKKETEQAETQILKLNDTVASIQREQTDNVEEMKKLQEMLSKKEKEISNITETKISLENNLKSVESKLEENIKTLESQLKTVQNELDVKNNMLQESEHIIKELKSSKEESVMKLQNTLECEMKAKQTELEFAMQKNSELQKHQQSLQDTIEKQVNDLNNKEVTIDKLTAQIKALEDAQMKKLKTDEQMQNEEVKLMQSKLSEAIKENRNLVDSKESLEKLLVEQKKKIEMLTNTIQTKEKETEKNIQNLVEKLNLVSTESAQLKEAQSNLERENKQITAKWTEATSQLKLTRENIKNNYDVAGGDMKQHMVDKDIDMIKLKEEYETAKSQIDFLNSVIVEMQRKNEALLCKVEVLEIGVPANEADEYTKTTLEKRMAAPRMFCDICEQFDLHETEDCPRQAQDFLDTEKVVKPPKKTSVERPYCENCEMFGHDTRDCDDAETF; the protein is encoded by the exons ATGACGCACATTGCGTTATGCAATCCGCGTGTGTTTATTGTACGCTCAATTTCCAACTGTACGTTTCGTCTTTCCTCCCACGTGCTCGCCACGCTTTCCATTTCGGGCAGGGATTTTCACGGCGTCCACCTTGCAGCTATGATCGGCCGTGCGCGTAGCGCCGCTTCGGCTCGGGTGTCGCAACGCGATAGAAAAGCTCAAG ACCAGATGGATCATCTCTGGGAAACGCACGGCCGTCGATTAAGCGAGGCTGGCCTGCGCAGAGGATCAG ATAACAGCGTGGTTCTGACGGAGGACACGGACAGCTTCATAATAGGAGATCGAGTATGGGTCGGTGGCACGAAACCAGGCTCCATTGCTTATATCGGCGAAACTCAATTTGCCCCTGGAGATTGGGCTGGAGTGGTACTGGACGAACCTATTG GCAAGAACGATGGATCCGTGGCTGGCAGTCGGTACTTCCAATGCGAACCAAAGCGAGGAATATTCTCTCGATTGACCAGACTGACCAGAGCACCGTTAACCGATATCATCGCTGCAACATCACCGATACAAAAGACACCTACTTCGCCAAGTGACAGCGCGAAAGGAAGCCTCAGCAAGTCCATGTCTCCGTCTCTAA ACGCATCAACGACGAGTCTATCGTCCACGGTGTCGCAGAGGGATCTCAGGATAGGTGACAGGGTAATAGTATCGTCCAGTCAAGGCAGCAAAACCGGTGTCCTCAGGTACATCGGCATCACAGAGTTTGCACTTGGCGAATGGTGCGGTGTGGAACTAGATGAGCCGATTGGAAAGAACGATGGTTCCGTCAACGACAAGAG GTACTTCGAGTGTCGACCTAAATACGGTCTGTTCGCACCCGCACACAAGGTCAGCCGGTCGCCGTCCAGCAAAAGGTCATCGTGCATAGTGCACAAGCCAACTGGCGCCGCCCTGAACACGTCCATGAGAAAGACCGGTTCCAGAGAGTCATTGCTCTCGATGTCGAGCATCATCAGCACCGCTAGCACAGCCACCAAGGCTGGTGTTAGCGCCGCGAGG GAAACGTTAAAGGAGAAGCAACAGGAAATCGAGATTCTCCGGAAAGAGCGAGATTTAGAACGTGAACGAATTACGAAAGCCGCAAATCAAGCAGATCAGGCGGAACAGTCGCTTATCTCAGTAGTAAAAGAATATGAGCAG taTCGcgagaaaatgcaaaaaacCGTTACTGACGCGGAGGTTGCGTTTTCAAAATTACTCGAAGAGAAAAATGCACTTGCTTTACAATtggaggaagagaagaggaagtgTGAAGATCTGCTGTTTCGTTTCGAGGAAGAATCGGTTAACAAGGATGATATTCAG aaagaaagaagtgaGCAATGT GTGATAAATactgtaaatgaaaataagatcAAAGATCTCGAAAAGCTGTTGCtggaagaaagagaacgtGTCGGTCAACTTGAAAGTGATAGCATCAAATTATTCGAAACGGAAGAAGAACTGACCCGTCTTCGCAATGAAGTTTCAAATGTTACTGCTCAAGAAACGCAGCAACTCGAAG ACTTACAGAgtcggaataaaattttggagGAAAGTAGAAACAATCTTGAGAATGAGGTGcaagagaaaagaatactTATAGAGcaatatataaatcaaataactCAATTGCaatcaaaattgaaagaaaatcaacAAGAAAGCGCGGTTCATAAAGAATCAGAGACAAATTTGCGGACGGAAATAGAACGTGCGACGAAAGATTTGGAGAAAAAGAATACGTTGATAGAAGATATGAAAAAGGAATTTGAACACAGTACAAATACTTTGAAAGAACAGTTGCAAAAGGCTAcagaaacgatagaaaatattaaaaaggaaagtacaagtgaaaaagaattattaaagtcAAAGTATGATAAGATAGtcgaagagaaggaaaatctTTTGAAAGCAAAAACAGAAGAATTAGAAGTACAATCAAAAAAACAGTTAGAAGTACAAAATGTTGCATTGGAGAATCTTAAGACTGAGAATATGAAGCAAATTAGCAAACTTTCAGAGTCTTTCAATgaacaattaaatatgaaagacTCGAAGATTAAAGAAGTTTCTACTAAGCTTGATCAAAAAATATCTGAGACTGAAAAACTGATGGTTGAACTATCCACgcaaattgatataaataagaaaaaagatgaagaattATCTGTTGCTTTAAAGAAACTGGAAG aaCTAAACGAAAAGCTCAAGttaatggaagaaaagaattatttgctTTCTAAACAAATCCAAGAGTACGAAAAAATTGCTGATGATAGCTTTAAAATAGTCCAGGAAAAGCAAAAGTTG GAACATGATATCGCTTCCTTAATGGCTACCGAGGCCAATTCCTCAGTccaattgaagaaattaagcGAAGAGttgaaagtgaaagaaaaggaactATCGGAACTTCGTTCAACAACAGCAGCTGAAATAGAAGAATTAACTAAACGTTATCAGGGTCAGATTGAAGAGAAAGCAAAATGTATAGAAGAAGCAAATGCTTATATATCTCAGAAATCATTATTACTcagtaaattagaaaatgatgTCCTTGAATTGAAATCGATTCTTGCCAAtaaagatgaagaaataaaaaatctcatACAAAAGACTTTAg ATTTACAAAATGCACTTACTTTATCAGAACAAGCTAAGACAAATCTGGAGAATGAATTCCAAGGACTTCAAAGCGATATAGAACAATTAAATCAACAAGTTGCTGGTACAGAAAATAAACTGTCGCAAGTCACTTTTCAAAAGGAAAAATTG gAAGCTGATATTGCAAATTTGTTAAGTACTTCCGCTGATTCATCGGAGCAACTTATGAAATACAATGAGGATTtacgaacaaaagaaaaagaacttgATGAATTTAAAGATAAAGCATTCAAGAATGAAACTATGCTCAAATCATTAGAGTTGAAGTTGATTAATATCGAAACAGAATTAAACAAAGCTAATACATTAATTCAAGAACAATGCtcagaattagaaaataataaatctgaattggaaaaagagaaaaaattgaacgtgGAGTTATCTAGCAAAATAAAAGGatttgaaacagaaaatgtagaacttgaaaaacaaataaaagaaaatgattacaTTAAAGACGAACTTAAAGAAAGAACTCAAGAATCATTGAATCTTTCAAatgaactaaaaaataacaaagaggAAATTCTTAATCTACAAAAACAAtatgaaactttaaaaaattcacataAAGAGGAGGTATCTTCTCTTCAGAAAGTGATTGATAACATAAAGACGGAATTAACTACTTCTCAAGAGACAACAAAGACTTTGCAAAAGATCAAATCTAAGTTAGAAGCTAATCAAAGTGCCAATCGTTGGACAATTGAAGAATTGACAGAAAAACTCGAAGCTGAAGCAACAAACCGTACGAAATTAGAATCATTAATGACAGAAAAAGAATCTAATCTGCATGagttacaaaagaaatatgaagaattacagaaaacgaacgaagctTTGATAGCTAATCAAAAAGCTACTGACAAAAATCTTACTACGTCGTTAGATAGTATGTCCAGTGAAGTAAAAGAATTGAGGGATAAACTAGATGTTGCTGCAGAAATGATTAAAGTCAAAGAAGATGCTCTTgtacaaatgaaaaaggaaactgAACAAGCTGAAACACAAATTTTGAAGCTTAATGACACTGTTGCATCTATTCAAAGGGAACAAACGGATAATGtagaggaaatgaaaaaattacaagaaatgctatcaaagaaggaaaaggaaatatctAACATCacggaaacaaaaatttctttagaaaataatctaaaatcTGTAGAatcaaaattagaagaaaatataaaaactttaGAATCACAGTTGAAGACCGTACAAAATGAGCTAGATGTAAAAAATAACATGCTTCAGGAATCagaacatataataaaagaattgaaaagcTCCAAAGAAGAATCTGtgatgaaattacaaaatactttaGAATGTGAAATGAAAGCTAAACAAACTGAGCTTGAATTTGCAATGCAGAAAAATTCTGAATTACAAAAACATCAACAATCGCTTCAAGATACGATAGAAAAACAAGTTAATGATTTGAATAACAAAGAAGTaacaatcgataaattaacaGCACAAATTAAAGCCTTAGAAGATGcacaaatgaaaaaattgaaaacggaTGAACAGATGCAAAATGAAGAAGTTAAACTTATGCAAAGTAAGCTAAGTGAGGCGattaaagaaaacagaaatctAGTTGACAGTAAAGAATCTCTTGAAAAATTACTTGtagaacagaaaaagaaaattgaaatgttaacAAATACCATACaaactaaagaaaaagaaactgagaaaaatattcaaaatttggTAGAGAAATTAAACCTTGTATCCACGGAATCTGCACAGTTAAAAGAAGCACAAAGTAATTT ggaaagagaaaataaacaaattactGCTAAATGGACAGAAGCAACGAGTCAATTAAAACTTACTCGTGAAAACATAAAGAATAATTACGAT gtAGCAGGAGGTGATATGAAACAACATATgg ttGATAAAGACATTGACATGATAAAGTTAAAAGAGGAATATGAAACAGCAAAAAGTCAAATAGATTTCTTAAATTCTGTAATAGTGGAGATGCAACGTAAAAACGAAGCTTTACTATGTAAAGTTGAAGTTCTTGAAATAGGAGTACCTGCCAATGAAGCTGATGAGTATACCAA aACCACATTAGAAAAACGAATGGCTGCGCCACGTATGTTCTGTGATATTTGTGAACAATTTGATTTACACGAAACGGAAGATTGTCCACGACAAGCTCAAGACTTTCTAGACACGGAAAAGGTTGTAAAGCCCCCGAAGAAAACATCGGTGGAAAGACCGTACTGCGAAAACTGTGAAA TGTTTGGACATGATACTCGTGATTGCGATGATGCTGAAACCTTTTAA